The genome window CCGGGGCTATTTTGACATTTGAGGCTGAAAAGACATATAAGCTTGGGTTGCGCGAAAACAGTATTTTCCAGATTGATCTGCTTGGAGCATCGCATCTCACAATTAACGGCAACGGCTCTACATTGCTCAACACGCCCCGCCAGGCCAGTTTTCGTTTGAAACATTGCAACGGGGTTACGGTTAAAAATTTCAAAATCAAGCAAAGTCCGCTGGCATTTACACAGGGAGTTATCACAAACATAAACTCCGTTGCAGGAACATTTGAGATGACGCTCATGAGGTATTTCCCGGATCTTCCAACCGATACGCAACGCACAGCAATGGGAGTAGATTACTGGGATTGGGGAGCGATTCTTGATCCTGATCTGAAATATATACGATGGGGAACATATAACCATTACTATATCAATAGCATTACAAACATCGGGCCGCGCAGATATCAGGTAACTGTGGAGCCGGAATTCGCTTCGGGATTGGCGGGAGCTCGCAACGGGGATGTTTTTGTTCAACCTATCCAATGGAACTATCAGGATCGGCTTGCTGCAATCGATGGAAATCGGTATTCGCCGAATATTCATGTAACTCTCAGTGAAGATTGCCTACTGGAAGATATTACACTTTACAGTGGACGCAGCTCAATGTGCAACCTGGTTGATTACAATTATGGATTGATTACCTATCGGAATTTCAGGGTTGAGGTGCCTCCTTCCGAACCCATTCGGTTTGTGTCGAATTGGCGAGGTGGTTTTAACTGTAAAAACAATCGAATTGGGCCTGTGATTGAAAATTGTCATTTCGAATCCATTTTGGACGACAGCATTAATATGAACCAGACTCCGGTAATGGCTGCCGAGATTGTTTCCAGCACTGAGTTTAAAATGAGTCCGGACGGATGGACCGCAGATGAGGCTCAGTTTTTCGAAGGAGATCAGGTGATGGTTTTTTATCCTCCGACGGGAGTGTATACAGGGCCATTTACGGTGGCATCTGTTGATTCGGATTATCCTGAAATGGTTACATTTTTTTCGTCGGTTCCAAATGTCGTAACCGGGACTGTCGCAGGTGTATCCGCAACCAATGCAACACAGTTTTTTAATATGGACATGTGTTCCAGAGGATTTGTTGTTCGGGGTAACAGTTTTGGTCCTCAGCGCCGACATGCTGTTTTGGTCCGAAGTCCGGATGGATTGATTGAAGGGAATGCGATTAATGGAGTCGGGGGCAATGGAATCATACTTGAGAATGAAAACGTAGCTGGCTGTCGCGAAGGGCCGTTCCCTCAAAATATCGTTATTCAAAGTAATACGGTTTGTTCTCAATGGACGCCGATTCGCATAGCAGCAGATAGCGGAAGCATATGTACTCAGCCGGTCACAAATATTTATATCACCGGTAACACGATTGTTGCAGCTGAAGAGATCGCGATTAAGTTGGATAATGTCAGGGATCTATTGATTTCCAGTAATGAATATCTGAATACAAATTTTAATTTCTTGGCTGATCCTGTTTATCAGACAAATTCGATTAATATCATGATTCAATGAGTTTTAAAGGAATAAGGAGTAGATGGAATCAGACGAAAAAAATATTGCAGGCCTATCGCATTGTGACTGGCCTGCAAAATGGATCGGACATGAGTGGGGACAGCCCTGTGCATTGCTTCGTCAATCGGTTTTGGTAAATAAACCTGTGCGAACCGCTCGCATTCATGCCACAGCATTGGGGTTGTTCGAATTGCGGCTCAACGGAAAAAAAGTCGGAAACAGTGAACTGTTGCCGGGTTGGACCGATTACCGTAAACGGGTTTACTCTCATTCATTTGATATAACCGATCGGATTGTTTCCGGTGAAAATGTGATCGGCGGCATGGTTGCGCCCGGCTGGTTTGCCGGGCATATCGGCTGCTTCGGCGATAAAGGTTTCTACGGGCGCGATCCGTGGTTTTCCGCTGTGCTCAAACTCGACTATGAGGACGGCACATCCGGGGAACTTGTCACCGATCCAGCTTGGAAGGCTTCTGCAGGCGCGGTTGTCGGCGCGGACCTGCTGATGGGTGAAGAATACGATGCACGCAAGGAGATAGCCGGTTGGGACATGCCGGGCTTTGACGATACGGAGTGGAAAAATGCGGTATTGTTTCGTCCCGAAGAGGAAGTGCTGCCCGAGCGAATTGAGCCATACCCCGGCGTGCCGGTCCAAACAATTGCTGAACTTCCGGCACAAAGCATTACCGAACCAAAACCCGGCGTGTTTGTTTTTGATCTTGGCCAGAATATGGTCGGAGTGGTTCGTTTGAAATTGAGCGGCGTTCCTCGCGGAACCGAAATTATCTTAAAACACGGGGAGATGATTGAGCCGGAAGGAACCGTTTATACGGCGAACCTGCGTTCAGCCAGGGCCGTCGACCGTTACTTTGCCAAAGGTGATGACGAAGAAATCTGGCAGCCGCGCTTTACCTTTCACGGATTTCGATATGTTCAGCTTGAAGGGCTGCCTGCCGGAATCATTCCTCAGCTCGGCACCGTAACCGGTGTGGTGTGGATGTCCGGCCTGAACGAGACGGCATCGTTTGAATGCTCAAACGAAAAGGTCAACCGTCTGTTTGAAAACATTCGCTGGGGCTTCCGCGGCAACTATCTGGAAGTGCCGACCGACTGTCCGCAGCGCGACGAACGCCTCGGCTGGACCGGTGATGTCCAAATCTTCATTCCTTCCGCCGCGTATCTCGCGGATATTCGTCCTTTTTATGAAAAATGGCTGGTGGATCTGCACGATGCACAGTGCCCGAACGGTGGCTATCCCGATGCTGCGCCGTTTCTCGGCCGTATGCATTATGCCAGTGCCGGGTGGGGTGATGCCGGAATCATCTGTCCGTACACCCTGTGGCAAATGTACGGCGACCTCGAATTTATCCGTCCGTGGTGGAATTCCATGAAAAAATACATGGAGTTGATCTGCACGGATGACAATCGCCACAATGGCCCGGCTGCACAATCGTACGGCGACTGGCTGCATTTCGGAGAGGAAACGCCGCAGCGGTTGATCGGACTGGCGTATCGGGCTTACGATGCCCGGCTTATGAGCGAAATGGCGGAGGCGCTCGAAAAGTCTGATGATGCAGTGTATTTTAAAAGCGAAGCCGACAAAGGCCGCTTATTATTCCGTAATGAATTTTTCCGCGGTTCGAAAATTGCGGTGGAAACACAGACCGCCTGTGCGTTGGCAATTCATATGGAACTGCTTTCTGGTGATGATCTGAAGGCGGCGGAAGAGTGTCTCTTCCAATGCTTGGAAAACTCGAACGGATACCTGACGACCGGGTTCATTGGGACGGCTTACCTTAGTCTGGCATTGTCAAAAGCCGGACGACCGGATTTGGCGGTTCAACTTTTATTGAATGAAGACCATCCGTCATGGCTCTACGAAGTCAACAACGGGGCCACGACCATCTGGGAGCGCTGGAACAGTTGGACCAAAGAAAACGGATTTGGCGATCCGGCGATGAACTCCTACAACCATTACGCCTTTGGGGCCGTCTGCCAGTGGATGTTTGAATCGCTCGTCGGAATTCGTCCGGCATCGCCCGGTTTCCAAACCTTGGAAATCAAACCCTGTTTGACGGACCGTTTCGACTTTGTGAAAGGGTCATACGATTCGGTTCAGGGCCGGATTTCCAGTCATTGGAAAAAAACGTCTGCCGGATGGATCGTAGAGGTTGAAACGCCGGTTCCCGCGGAAGTGGTCCTGCCAACCGGAACATATCGAATCGAAAAAGGAATTTATACATTTGAGGTAAACGCATGACCCAGAAACATCCAGCACATAAAGCTCCTCAGTCGGAACGTGTTTCGCTGAAAACCCGCATTGGCTGGGGATTCGGCGGGCTGGCCGACAACTACATCATGAACGTCCTGAACGCGGTCTTTCTGGTTCTTTATGTCCAGTATTTCAAAATGCCGCCGATGCTGGCCGGTGCGGCCTTGGCGATCCCGCGGATTTTTGATGCGGTTACTGATCCGCTGATTGGGAACATTTCCGATAACACCCGTTCGCGCTGGGGGCGTCGCCGTCCATATATTGTGGTCGGCGCCATTCTCTCGGCTATCCTGCTGCCCCTGTTCTGGACTCCGCTGGGCCTCAGTACCGTTTCTAATACGGAATGGTGGCGTAATATCCCGTTCTTGTACGTTGTGGTTCTGGGACTCGTTTATGCGCTGACCTACACGCTGTATGTGGTTCCCTACACGGCACTCGGCTATGAGTTGACCAACGACTATGATGAGCGCACCCGTGTGCTGGCCTGGCGCATGTATATCGGGCTGTTCGGTTCGCTGACGGTTCCGCTGGTCTATCGCCTTTGCCAGCTTGACTCGTTCGGCAATGAAGCGCGGGGCGCGGTGATTGTTTCCATGTGCATGGGAATCCTGATTATCGGATCCGGGTTGATTCCGGCATGGGTCTGCAGAGAGCGGGAAGATGGCCAGCATCAGGAAACCATCCGTTTTTTTTCTGCGATAAAAGTGACAATGACGAACATTCCGTTTGTCATTATGCTGATTGCTTATCTCATTATTATTATCGGTCTTTTTTCCGCGCTCAGCCTTCTGTCGTTTCTGAACATTTATTATATCTGTGGCGGCAATAAGGATTTTGCCGGTGTTATTATTGCCGGCAGCGGCATCCTGATGGCTCTGGTGGCTTACGGAAGCATGTTTCTGGTGGCGGCTGTGGCGTCGAGGATCGGTAAAAAAACGGCCATGATGGTGGGGCTTGGTTTTGCGCTTGCAGGTGCACTTGGAGACCTGATTGCCCTGGACCCGCGCTGGCCGATGGCTCAGTTTATTACAAACATCATTGCCGGGA of Tichowtungia aerotolerans contains these proteins:
- a CDS encoding alpha-L-rhamnosidase is translated as MESDEKNIAGLSHCDWPAKWIGHEWGQPCALLRQSVLVNKPVRTARIHATALGLFELRLNGKKVGNSELLPGWTDYRKRVYSHSFDITDRIVSGENVIGGMVAPGWFAGHIGCFGDKGFYGRDPWFSAVLKLDYEDGTSGELVTDPAWKASAGAVVGADLLMGEEYDARKEIAGWDMPGFDDTEWKNAVLFRPEEEVLPERIEPYPGVPVQTIAELPAQSITEPKPGVFVFDLGQNMVGVVRLKLSGVPRGTEIILKHGEMIEPEGTVYTANLRSARAVDRYFAKGDDEEIWQPRFTFHGFRYVQLEGLPAGIIPQLGTVTGVVWMSGLNETASFECSNEKVNRLFENIRWGFRGNYLEVPTDCPQRDERLGWTGDVQIFIPSAAYLADIRPFYEKWLVDLHDAQCPNGGYPDAAPFLGRMHYASAGWGDAGIICPYTLWQMYGDLEFIRPWWNSMKKYMELICTDDNRHNGPAAQSYGDWLHFGEETPQRLIGLAYRAYDARLMSEMAEALEKSDDAVYFKSEADKGRLLFRNEFFRGSKIAVETQTACALAIHMELLSGDDLKAAEECLFQCLENSNGYLTTGFIGTAYLSLALSKAGRPDLAVQLLLNEDHPSWLYEVNNGATTIWERWNSWTKENGFGDPAMNSYNHYAFGAVCQWMFESLVGIRPASPGFQTLEIKPCLTDRFDFVKGSYDSVQGRISSHWKKTSAGWIVEVETPVPAEVVLPTGTYRIEKGIYTFEVNA
- a CDS encoding MFS transporter — translated: MTQKHPAHKAPQSERVSLKTRIGWGFGGLADNYIMNVLNAVFLVLYVQYFKMPPMLAGAALAIPRIFDAVTDPLIGNISDNTRSRWGRRRPYIVVGAILSAILLPLFWTPLGLSTVSNTEWWRNIPFLYVVVLGLVYALTYTLYVVPYTALGYELTNDYDERTRVLAWRMYIGLFGSLTVPLVYRLCQLDSFGNEARGAVIVSMCMGILIIGSGLIPAWVCREREDGQHQETIRFFSAIKVTMTNIPFVIMLIAYLIIIIGLFSALSLLSFLNIYYICGGNKDFAGVIIAGSGILMALVAYGSMFLVAAVASRIGKKTAMMVGLGFALAGALGDLIALDPRWPMAQFITNIIAGMGLQGCWLMVSSMVADICDEDELKTGLRREGMFGAVNGFALKAALGLTALIGAFLLENSGFNAETVDRFEADTIAQVIEPPRTWSIEDEHFAEAAKIFDQAAKRFELIADDKSAVKSGNRWTLFWRLIRGEAVYYRWYDFEKDVQDWLAEVQLFSERTDADTEKKLNAYAGRVHEQFFQSLEKQHSVAKLMKKQVVFFRAGGFVLALVLFCFYPITRSRAEKTRRILDERTLSSE